The Emticicia oligotrophica DSM 17448 genome includes the window GAGTCAATTTTTATATTTATTGCAATTTCGGAGTCACATAAATTATTAGAGTTATCAAAAATAGACTTGAAGAAAAAAATAATACTCAGTATCGAAGAGAGAAATAAAGATGATAAAATTATTATTGAAATTAAACAAAAGATTTTAGTGACAGTTATTACTACTTTTAGTCATAATCTGAAACAGTTATTGTCGAGTGTCGAACAAATATTACAAGCGTTAAGCATAGGAGATAATTTGAAAGCTACTCCCCTTTTGGGCTCAGTTAATAATTTATCGTCTGAATCTATTCAAATTATTCGAAGTATTGTTAGAGAATTTAGTGAACAAAATGAGTTAATTTTAAATAAATCAATAGAAAGTAAGGCACTTGAAATTTCAAAATATCACCTATCACAAAAACAAATTACTTTTTCTTTGTATGTAAATGAGGCTGAATTTTGGCAAAAGATTGATAATGACTTTGAGGAACACATACTTTTGTTTTATGAAAATATTCTAAAAGTATTTATCAAATACAAAGATTTTTTACATATAATAATAACCCTATCAATAGGCAATAATAATGATTTATTTTTAATCATACAAGATGATGGTCAAAAGCTTAAGGCAAAAAAGCGAATGATTGATGAGTTAAACTTAATAAAACCAGAATTGAGGCGATGGCGAGGTGAGATTTACTATTCAATTGAAGATAATGAAGAATCCACGGTTAGGGTTCATTTTACTGCTACAGCTAATAATTAATGAATTACACAGCATTATATCTTATACAATCGGGGTTTCTCCTGATGATGCTTCTTTATTGCCTCGTTAGCTATATTGTTTATCAAAATAGGTTATATGTCTATATACTGGTACATGCTACCACACTTTTACTGACCTATTATGTAATAGATAATCAATATTTAGTTGAAGTATTTTCATTTTTTTTTATATTTATATACATCAGTTCAATTCTATATTACTTCAATCATTATACTACTTTACAGATTAATTATCAACCTGCCCAATTAGCACAAGTTTTAGCTGGATTGGGTACTTTATTATTCTTAATAAGTTTCCAGTATCGTATGGCACCAATGTTTGGAATTTTTATACGGGGTTTGATTGTAGTTACTTTGGGTACTTTTTTTGTAAGCCTAGGTCGATTAATCGATAAAATAGATTCGGTGTTGATAGGGTTACTGTTATGTATTTTTGCCATTTGTTTCTATAGTTTTATGATTTTGTATAACCCATCAGCTTTATACAAAAAAGAATGGGGAGATATTGTATTTAAAACAATTTCCATTTTTCAAATTGTATTTTTAATGAACGCTCTCTTGAAGACAATGTATTCATTTAATGTTGAAAAAGAAGAATTAGAAAAAAAGTTTTTTCAACAAATGCAAGATAACTTTTTGTCGCATCTCAGAGTAAAACAAATTAATGAAGAAATTAATAGTAATCTGCATGATGATGTTGGCTCTCAGCTAAGTGTAATCATTTCATTAAATCAATTAGCATTGTATTGGCTTGAAAGAGATCCTGACAAGGCAAAAGACATCATGAATGATGTAAAAGAAACTATTAAAACGATTCCAAACAAAATTGAAAACATTATCATTAATAATATCGCCGATAACAACGGAAAAAAACACTCTACTTTAGGGAGATGGCAGCCATTTTATTTGCTCCAGTACAACTTAAATACAACTTGAACATTATAAATGAAAGTATGTGGAATAATGTTAATGAAGTTATCCAAAAACATGTTTTTTTAATTTATAAAGAAATTTTGGTTAATATTATAAGACATGCTAAAGCATCTTTTGTATTGATTGATATTGAGATCCAGAAAAATAGAATAACTTTATTAATAAAAGATAACGGGGTAGGCTTTGATACAACCGAAAAAAAGAAAGGTTATGGCTTGCACAGCATAAGAAGAAGAGTAGAACGACTACAAGGGAGTATTTCAATTATTTCATCTAAAAATAGGGGTTGTAACATAAGTATTTTAATTGATTTGTAGAGTTAAAACAATCTTACATACACTCATTCATAGAAAACCTCAAATGGATTTCTGTGAAAACTTAGGGTATTAAGTTTCCAGTTTTTCTCATTTTTTGATTATAATACTTAAATAATTTCATTTCATTTTCCAAACGGTTAAGTATAGTTGGATCATTAATTTTCTCCAAATCCATTTGAGCATTAATTTTAAAAAGATTATCCTCATTGAGCCAGTAACTACCCGATATATAATCTACTAATTGCAATTTAGTCATCATTAAAGGATAAGAATGGATATTTCTAAATTGTTTGGTAGTATCAATTCCGATACCTATCCAATGTGTAAATGTAGGTCTTTTAATTTTATAAT containing:
- a CDS encoding sensor histidine kinase; the protein is MAAILFAPVQLKYNLNIINESMWNNVNEVIQKHVFLIYKEILVNIIRHAKASFVLIDIEIQKNRITLLIKDNGVGFDTTEKKKGYGLHSIRRRVERLQGSISIISSKNRGCNISILIDL
- a CDS encoding histidine kinase dimerization/phosphoacceptor domain-containing protein, whose protein sequence is MYSFNVEKEELEKKFFQQMQDNFLSHLRVKQINEEINSNLHDDVGSQLSVIISLNQLALYWLERDPDKAKDIMNDVKETIKTIPNKIENIIINNIADNNGKKHSTLGRWQPFYLLQYNLNTT